The Clostridioides sp. ES-S-0010-02 genome window below encodes:
- a CDS encoding NAD-dependent epimerase/dehydratase family protein translates to MSNELKKIFLTGASGYIGSCLAKKLYELGYDVHVIVRVDSDLNLIDEFNDYINIYRFKGGISNLSEIINNIKPDIVIHLASLFLGEHLPSQLDEIINSNILFSTQVLDVASKANVKYFINTGTHWQNYNGENYNPVNLYAATKEAFQDICKYYAEATNMSIITIKLIDTYGPYDPRPKIMNLLKDIYFNNKTLDMSNGEQELGLLYIEDVIKAYLIAMEKIQKMSPKECRTFFALPKEIYSLREVVDIFQCVVGEKLDINWGKRPYRKREMMKVHINDENILENEDIIGLYEGIKSMLEVERTDY, encoded by the coding sequence ATGAGCAACGAATTGAAGAAAATTTTTTTGACAGGTGCTAGTGGATATATTGGGTCCTGTCTAGCAAAAAAACTATATGAATTAGGGTATGATGTTCATGTTATAGTAAGAGTAGATTCTGATCTAAATTTGATAGATGAATTTAACGATTATATAAATATATATAGATTCAAGGGAGGAATATCCAATTTATCTGAAATTATAAATAATATAAAACCGGATATAGTTATACATCTAGCATCATTATTCTTAGGTGAGCACTTACCTTCACAATTAGATGAAATTATAAATAGTAATATTCTATTTTCCACTCAAGTATTGGATGTAGCTTCAAAAGCAAATGTGAAGTATTTTATAAACACAGGAACACACTGGCAAAATTATAATGGGGAAAATTATAATCCTGTAAATTTATATGCAGCAACTAAAGAAGCCTTTCAAGATATATGCAAGTATTATGCTGAGGCAACGAACATGAGTATTATAACAATAAAATTGATTGACACATATGGACCTTATGATCCAAGACCTAAAATTATGAATTTACTAAAGGATATATACTTCAATAACAAAACACTAGATATGTCTAATGGAGAGCAAGAATTGGGTTTACTTTACATAGAAGATGTTATAAAAGCATATCTAATTGCAATGGAAAAAATACAAAAGATGAGTCCCAAAGAATGTAGAACTTTTTTTGCACTACCAAAAGAGATATATTCATTAAGAGAAGTTGTGGACATATTTCAGTGTGTTGTGGGTGAAAAATTGGATATAAATTGGGGAAAAAGACCATATAGAAAACGAGAGATGATGAAAGTTCATATTAATGATGAAAATATTTTAGAAAATGAAGATATAATAGGATTATATGAAGGAATAAAGAGTATGTTAGAAGTAGAAAGAACTGATTATTAG
- a CDS encoding glycosyltransferase: MVIDIVIGELSKNDIFNDIVKQINRDLKTSGNNIRILQVCDNTSLSCKEEFLEAEHYLLNSKLDLIREYKNIINSIGFADILFIVKDENLKVLSKLLISELEIKKTIIVSIFERSLQSYDYNSTLEEKINNFTYEYGENELTINIINKSKIDIENFMLDIRNMLIKYSKSDVDVLSSIEELIENNSLEEALDLLYYYNDRFCNNIEFINMKSILAMQMNEYNIAINLLEYAKSMVKEDNIDIYYNLAYAYYKNHDWDKSIDEYNHLLDIIDRDEESHIKDLITEVYNSRNIEFEKSYKKDNIFIEDKYGKVILDDNFHKKLPKKLEDFDSMYEVRENINKLKEGDNPLVSIWVLGYNNLEKYTKRCVESILKYTNDIDYELILFDNGSSDGTYEYFKSINYPRKKIIKVIKNFGVGYSFSTAFREMNGRYIVFVCNDVVVTTNWLSNMIKCAESDSKIGIVHPACNHAPLEYKMEVEYKDLDDMQSKAELYNISNPRKWYEIFDLYTVATLFKRECLDIIGIYDYGYVHHTSDVDISFRARRGGYKVIACTDTFVCNIGEKADKGSDFDNISRIKGPKFFKEKYHIDIVDAISFDYAMVSMVKSDTIVNKKYSVLGIDTSCGVTILQIKNKLLEKGASNVSLAAFSEEAKYWLDLKTICENVVVDRIEYFHKHYRRKNFDYIVVGKVLNSYKDMYDLLNNLYEVLNDKGTIILKLKNNCDINEFLRIKNVISNSWNEDMKNINIEIFNNKLNNCGLYIESINFNSYNFNNDIEEKVKELLDDSNISTDQRDKLYISEYILKIKKISK; this comes from the coding sequence ATGGTTATAGATATAGTAATAGGAGAATTATCTAAAAATGATATTTTTAATGATATTGTAAAACAAATTAATAGAGATTTAAAAACAAGTGGTAATAATATTCGTATTTTACAAGTTTGTGATAATACAAGTTTGAGTTGTAAGGAAGAGTTTTTAGAAGCTGAGCATTATTTATTAAATAGCAAGCTTGATTTAATTAGAGAGTATAAAAACATAATAAATAGTATTGGGTTTGCAGATATTTTGTTCATAGTAAAAGACGAAAATTTAAAGGTGTTATCAAAACTACTAATTTCAGAGTTAGAAATAAAAAAAACTATAATTGTTTCTATATTTGAGAGGAGTCTTCAAAGTTATGATTATAATAGTACTTTGGAAGAAAAAATAAATAACTTTACATATGAGTATGGAGAAAATGAATTAACTATAAATATTATAAATAAATCAAAAATAGATATCGAAAATTTTATGCTTGACATTAGAAATATGTTAATAAAATATTCTAAGAGTGATGTAGATGTACTAAGTAGTATAGAGGAATTAATAGAAAATAATTCGCTGGAAGAAGCATTAGATTTACTATATTATTATAATGATAGATTTTGTAATAATATAGAGTTTATTAATATGAAGTCTATACTGGCTATGCAAATGAATGAATACAATATAGCTATAAATTTATTAGAATATGCAAAATCAATGGTAAAAGAAGATAATATAGACATATATTATAATTTAGCATATGCATATTATAAAAATCATGATTGGGACAAATCAATTGATGAGTACAATCATCTTTTGGACATTATTGATAGAGATGAAGAGTCACATATAAAAGATTTAATAACTGAAGTATATAATTCCAGAAATATAGAATTTGAAAAAAGCTATAAAAAAGATAACATATTTATTGAAGATAAATATGGAAAAGTAATATTGGATGATAATTTTCATAAAAAACTACCAAAAAAATTAGAAGATTTTGATAGTATGTATGAAGTTAGAGAAAATATAAACAAATTAAAGGAAGGAGATAACCCACTAGTAAGTATATGGGTATTGGGATATAATAATCTAGAAAAATATACTAAAAGATGTGTTGAAAGCATTTTGAAATATACTAATGATATAGATTATGAACTAATATTGTTTGATAATGGTTCTAGCGATGGAACATATGAATATTTTAAGTCAATAAATTATCCTAGAAAAAAAATAATTAAGGTCATTAAGAATTTTGGAGTTGGATATTCTTTTTCAACAGCATTTAGAGAGATGAATGGCAGATATATTGTTTTTGTGTGTAATGATGTAGTTGTCACAACAAATTGGCTTTCAAATATGATAAAATGTGCAGAATCGGATTCTAAAATAGGAATAGTTCATCCTGCTTGTAATCATGCACCTTTAGAGTATAAAATGGAAGTAGAGTATAAAGACTTGGATGATATGCAAAGTAAAGCAGAGTTATATAATATTTCTAATCCTAGGAAATGGTATGAAATATTTGATTTATATACAGTAGCAACATTATTTAAAAGAGAATGCTTGGATATTATTGGTATATATGATTATGGATATGTTCATCACACATCAGATGTTGATATTTCATTTAGGGCAAGAAGAGGTGGTTATAAAGTAATTGCTTGCACAGATACATTTGTATGCAATATTGGGGAAAAAGCAGATAAAGGTAGTGATTTTGATAATATATCTAGAATAAAAGGTCCAAAGTTTTTTAAGGAGAAATATCACATTGATATAGTAGATGCTATTAGCTTTGATTATGCAATGGTTTCAATGGTTAAATCAGATACAATAGTCAATAAAAAATATAGTGTTTTAGGGATAGATACGAGTTGTGGAGTAACTATATTACAAATAAAGAATAAATTATTGGAAAAAGGAGCTTCTAATGTAAGTCTAGCAGCTTTTTCAGAAGAGGCGAAGTATTGGCTAGATTTAAAAACTATATGTGAAAATGTAGTTGTTGATCGTATAGAATATTTTCATAAACACTATAGACGTAAAAATTTTGATTATATTGTAGTAGGAAAAGTATTAAACTCATACAAAGATATGTATGACTTGCTTAATAACCTGTATGAAGTATTAAATGATAAAGGAACGATTATTCTGAAGTTAAAGAATAATTGTGATATAAATGAATTTTTAAGAATTAAAAATGTCATTTCTAACTCATGGAATGAGGATATGAAAAATATTAATATAGAAATATTTAATAATAAATTAAATAATTGTGGTCTGTATATAGAAAGTATAAACTTTAACTCATATAATTTTAATAATGATATAGAAGAAAAAGTTAAAGAATTACTAGATGACAGTAATATCTCAACAGACCAAAGAGATAAACTATATATTAGTGAATATATATTAAAGATAAAAAAGATATCTAAATAA
- a CDS encoding glycosyltransferase, translating to MIIDIVLAYANGRGGLEEVITSISNELINKGYRVRVFQAYEPKYIEWKKTIPEMYIYGINNNIEEDDEFSLALGYRRIIDSIGIPDVIIATHAPVLSLISNIAVMHLGDSKPSIISWIHGAPEYYGGGENLNYSNAHLAISEYIEEKIKNYVTGQVYYVGNPVNIDTFNVISSNKEKLELVYIGRLENNQKRIDILFRALSLLDKSWTLKIIGNGPDEKKLKQLCKDLNIDDCIEWCGWLDKPWDYIDSVTALVLTSNEEGFGLVLVEALGRGIPVISSKCDGPKDIIKDGINGWLFDKDNYSELYSILNDLQQGRIKIPSKDVCVNSVNKFKVKNVVDKFESIVLKFSDKKGVIMKKIKSLLHEDNIEHALEVIQYYDDRFKNDIEFINLKSILAIKMKEYDIAISNLEYALQISDEESLDIYYNLVYVYEQVNRIDNAIKIYEKIIHLSSNREKDELINKINLLLEKNNNSDDVFIESEQYHHSLISVIIPTYNREQTIYRSVNSVLNQTYKNIEVIIVDDNSSDNTQKIIEYIDDKRIRYIKHNKNLGANIARNTGISNSMGKYIAFQDSDDEWMLDKLETQIKYLENLGVDIIGCSSYIDNNELSGVFPGRDINKDMMLYELMCGNFIGTSTIFGRRECFERQKFDEHLPRFQDWDLMIRMAINYKVSFVDKILVKTYVQNDSISKQPQKAIQAFIIMTNKYEYIIKEDKNILYNWYRLLLYHSLETLL from the coding sequence ATGATTATAGATATAGTTTTAGCTTATGCAAATGGAAGAGGTGGATTGGAAGAAGTTATAACATCTATCAGCAATGAGTTAATAAATAAGGGATATAGAGTAAGAGTGTTTCAAGCTTATGAACCCAAATATATAGAATGGAAAAAGACTATACCAGAAATGTATATTTATGGTATTAATAACAATATAGAAGAAGATGATGAATTTAGTTTAGCATTAGGGTATAGACGTATAATTGATAGTATAGGAATTCCTGATGTTATAATTGCAACTCATGCTCCAGTATTAAGTTTAATAAGTAATATAGCAGTAATGCATTTGGGAGATAGTAAACCATCTATTATATCTTGGATTCATGGGGCACCAGAATATTATGGTGGAGGAGAAAATCTTAATTATAGTAATGCTCATCTTGCCATTTCTGAATACATAGAAGAGAAAATAAAAAATTATGTTACAGGTCAAGTGTATTATGTAGGAAATCCAGTTAATATAGATACTTTTAATGTAATTAGCTCAAATAAAGAAAAATTAGAATTAGTGTATATAGGTAGGCTTGAAAATAATCAAAAAAGAATTGATATATTATTTAGGGCTCTTTCATTGTTAGACAAGTCATGGACGCTGAAAATTATAGGAAATGGACCAGATGAAAAGAAATTGAAACAGTTATGCAAAGATTTAAATATAGATGATTGTATAGAATGGTGCGGATGGTTAGATAAGCCTTGGGATTATATAGACTCAGTGACAGCATTGGTTTTAACATCAAATGAAGAAGGGTTTGGTTTAGTCTTAGTAGAGGCATTGGGAAGAGGCATACCTGTAATTTCTAGTAAATGTGATGGTCCAAAAGATATAATTAAAGATGGAATTAATGGATGGTTATTTGATAAAGATAATTATAGTGAACTATATAGTATATTGAATGACTTACAACAAGGAAGAATAAAGATACCATCAAAGGATGTATGTGTAAATTCAGTTAATAAGTTCAAAGTAAAAAATGTTGTTGATAAGTTTGAAAGTATTGTTCTAAAATTCTCTGATAAAAAAGGTGTAATAATGAAAAAAATAAAAAGTTTATTACATGAGGATAATATAGAACATGCACTTGAAGTTATTCAGTATTATGATGATAGATTTAAAAATGATATAGAATTTATAAATTTGAAATCAATTTTAGCTATTAAGATGAAAGAGTACGATATAGCAATAAGCAATTTGGAATATGCATTACAGATTTCTGATGAAGAAAGTTTAGATATATACTATAACTTAGTATATGTATATGAACAAGTTAATAGAATTGATAATGCTATAAAAATATATGAAAAAATCATACATCTTTCAAGTAATAGAGAAAAAGATGAATTGATAAATAAAATAAATCTATTATTAGAAAAAAATAATAATTCTGATGATGTTTTTATTGAAAGTGAACAATATCATCATTCATTAATTTCAGTAATAATACCAACTTACAATAGAGAACAAACAATTTATCGTTCTGTAAATAGTGTTTTGAATCAGACATATAAAAATATAGAAGTAATTATAGTTGATGATAATTCTTCGGACAATACACAAAAAATAATAGAATATATAGATGATAAAAGGATAAGATACATAAAACATAATAAAAATTTAGGCGCCAATATAGCTAGGAACACAGGTATTTCAAATAGTATGGGTAAATATATTGCATTCCAGGATAGTGATGACGAATGGATGCTGGATAAACTTGAAACACAAATTAAGTATCTAGAGAACTTAGGTGTGGATATAATAGGATGTTCTTCCTATATTGATAATAATGAGTTATCAGGCGTATTTCCTGGAAGAGATATAAATAAAGACATGATGTTATATGAACTTATGTGTGGTAATTTTATTGGCACATCTACAATATTTGGAAGAAGAGAGTGTTTTGAAAGACAAAAATTTGATGAACATTTGCCTAGATTTCAAGATTGGGATTTAATGATAAGAATGGCTATAAATTATAAAGTGTCATTTGTAGATAAAATTTTAGTTAAAACATATGTTCAAAATGACAGCATTTCAAAACAACCTCAAAAAGCTATACAAGCATTTATAATAATGACTAATAAATATGAGTATATAATAAAGGAAGATAAAAATATACTTTACAATTGGTATAGATTATTACTTTATCATTCCTTAGAGACATTACTTTAA
- a CDS encoding glycosyltransferase — translation MYSLSKIKKIFFVLEHLSGQGGVETVVTKVVNELEKRGYIVIVLLPNRSDDYTWELNLHNVYYYNNYEDCKSMNGFDLILSKVKGINRILIDLGKPDIIIGTHMPITVLYSRLTVGYEDIKVISWMHSSLELFGDSSKYLKYADIHWSISTNLTYELERLINKKDIYSIPNPIDINVDMLDISLENNFVYIGRLENYTKRFDILFTSLSKLGAEWTLDVYGDGPDKKYIECIINELNLNDKVKMKGYVRNPWKYINYKKALLLSSEYEAFPMVILEALNRGIPVVATDCGGIGEIIECGCNGYLARECNSESLYKEITQLLNLSYYELCEMQKNAIKSVYCYSTNIILDKMEETFDL, via the coding sequence ATGTATAGTTTATCTAAGATAAAAAAAATATTTTTCGTTCTTGAGCATTTAAGTGGCCAAGGAGGAGTTGAAACAGTAGTAACTAAAGTTGTGAATGAATTAGAAAAAAGAGGGTATATCGTAATAGTTTTGCTACCCAATAGAAGCGATGATTATACATGGGAACTTAATTTACATAATGTCTATTATTATAATAATTATGAAGACTGTAAGAGTATGAATGGCTTTGATTTAATATTGTCAAAAGTAAAAGGAATAAACAGAATCTTAATAGATTTAGGTAAACCAGATATAATAATAGGAACTCACATGCCAATAACTGTTTTATATTCTAGATTGACTGTTGGGTATGAAGATATAAAAGTAATTTCTTGGATGCATAGTTCCTTGGAATTGTTCGGAGATTCTTCTAAATATTTAAAGTATGCAGACATACATTGGTCTATTTCCACTAATTTAACATATGAATTAGAAAGACTAATTAACAAGAAAGATATTTATTCTATTCCAAATCCCATAGATATAAATGTAGATATGCTTGATATATCACTTGAAAATAATTTTGTGTATATCGGAAGGCTAGAAAATTATACAAAGAGATTTGACATACTATTTACTTCTCTTTCTAAATTAGGGGCTGAATGGACTTTAGATGTTTATGGAGATGGGCCAGATAAAAAATATATAGAATGTATAATAAACGAATTAAACCTTAATGATAAAGTGAAGATGAAAGGATATGTAAGAAATCCATGGAAGTATATAAATTATAAAAAAGCATTATTACTTAGTTCAGAATACGAGGCATTTCCAATGGTTATTTTAGAAGCATTAAATAGAGGGATACCAGTTGTAGCCACTGATTGTGGAGGCATAGGAGAAATTATAGAATGTGGATGCAATGGATATTTAGCAAGGGAGTGTAACTCAGAGTCACTTTATAAAGAAATTACACAATTATTAAATTTATCTTATTATGAATTATGTGAAATGCAAAAGAATGCTATAAAATCAGTTTATTGCTATTCTACAAATATTATTTTGGATAAAATGGAAGAAACCTTTGACTTATAA
- a CDS encoding glycosyltransferase, translating into MLLSIVMIVKNEEKILVKMLESLKVLMDSIDSELIIIDTGSADNTINIAKNYTKNVYFHKWDDDFSSMRNKSISYSKGDWVFVLDADEILTDCTKLIEFFDSDLHKTFNSASIQLKNIYSIEKDSYGYGSVLRLFKNNGFKFIGKVHEQPLYKEPVFHNVAQFDHYGYMFEDEEVRLYKVKRNEKLLFQQLSENNENPYTNYQLGKNFIILEKYQDALFYLEKSIILYKKIGLMPGYLITNLAKVYLFLGKNKKCEKLCLKYIEKDLNNIDIYYYLAQTQVSLGKYEYALDSYKRYIYLIDNYEMSTQANSLFSDTDTVSLKDSATVTLIKIYYKLEKYDLVIKEFENIIDYEKRKDVYFSLFMSLYKLNKFSLINEYHDKLKKSAIEKNSFYNSLELFLNNIREDEKSDIYKILSSIKGVYGRFNNIRLLNQISSDECKDILKKEKNDIYAPIINIAYLNNIDLLDIFLNMDYSWIERYVRYCVMYDREFSLKLYKYILRQKNTFEIHEVKVYRVFTKIILENNILNDDKYKELFYIYIMYSSIYIKNIYANLDYTDLLTYMSNEMDKFVIKFNSIMDYKDSDKIIYLRKLKELLNEYPYYHRIIKLIIKDFEYELNQNIELNVLRVNFIDSIKQVIEKGNISDARDLIDKYLKSFREDSEILNIKGIIHIMSGEYAEADFYLKKALSLDISNGDIMYNIKYLKEVSSYEK; encoded by the coding sequence ATGTTGTTGAGTATAGTAATGATTGTCAAAAATGAAGAAAAGATATTAGTAAAGATGTTAGAATCTCTAAAAGTACTAATGGATTCAATAGATAGTGAACTTATAATAATAGATACTGGGTCAGCTGATAATACTATCAATATAGCAAAAAATTATACTAAAAATGTTTATTTTCACAAATGGGATGATGATTTTTCTAGTATGAGGAATAAGTCTATATCATATTCTAAAGGGGATTGGGTCTTTGTATTAGATGCTGATGAAATACTAACAGATTGTACAAAACTAATTGAGTTTTTTGATAGTGATTTACATAAAACTTTTAATTCAGCATCAATACAATTAAAAAATATATACTCTATAGAAAAAGATTCTTATGGATATGGATCTGTATTAAGGCTATTTAAAAATAATGGTTTTAAATTTATTGGTAAAGTTCATGAACAACCATTATATAAAGAACCTGTATTTCATAATGTAGCTCAATTTGATCACTATGGGTATATGTTTGAAGATGAAGAAGTTAGATTATATAAAGTTAAAAGAAATGAAAAACTTCTATTTCAACAATTAAGTGAAAATAATGAAAATCCATATACTAATTATCAGCTTGGTAAGAATTTTATTATATTGGAAAAGTATCAGGATGCATTATTTTATTTGGAAAAAAGTATTATTTTGTATAAAAAAATAGGATTAATGCCAGGTTATTTAATAACCAATTTGGCAAAAGTATATTTGTTTTTGGGAAAGAATAAAAAGTGTGAAAAATTATGTTTAAAATATATAGAGAAAGATTTAAATAATATAGATATATATTACTACTTAGCTCAAACCCAAGTTAGTTTAGGGAAGTATGAGTATGCTTTAGATTCATATAAAAGATATATTTACTTAATTGACAATTATGAAATGAGCACTCAAGCTAATAGTCTATTCTCAGATACAGATACTGTAAGTTTGAAAGATAGTGCAACTGTAACCCTAATAAAAATCTACTATAAGCTGGAGAAATATGATTTAGTTATAAAAGAGTTTGAAAATATTATAGATTACGAAAAAAGGAAAGATGTCTATTTTAGCTTGTTTATGTCATTGTATAAACTAAATAAATTTAGTTTAATAAATGAGTATCATGATAAGCTAAAAAAATCAGCAATTGAAAAAAATAGTTTTTATAATAGTTTAGAACTTTTTTTGAATAATATAAGAGAAGATGAAAAAAGTGATATTTATAAAATACTAAGTTCTATAAAAGGGGTATATGGAAGATTTAATAATATAAGATTATTAAATCAAATATCTTCAGATGAATGTAAAGATATTTTAAAAAAAGAAAAAAATGATATATATGCACCTATTATAAATATTGCATACTTAAATAATATAGATTTATTGGATATATTTTTGAATATGGATTACTCATGGATTGAGAGATATGTAAGATACTGTGTTATGTATGATAGAGAATTTAGTTTGAAATTATATAAGTATATTTTAAGACAAAAGAATACTTTTGAGATACATGAGGTAAAAGTATACAGAGTATTTACTAAAATAATTTTAGAAAATAACATTTTAAATGATGATAAATATAAAGAGTTGTTTTATATCTATATTATGTATTCTAGTATATATATAAAAAATATATATGCAAATTTGGACTATACAGATTTATTAACATATATGTCTAATGAAATGGATAAATTTGTTATAAAATTTAATAGTATTATGGACTATAAGGATAGCGATAAAATAATTTATTTAAGAAAGTTAAAAGAACTATTAAATGAATATCCATATTACCATAGAATTATAAAACTTATAATAAAAGATTTTGAATATGAATTGAATCAAAATATAGAACTTAATGTACTAAGAGTAAATTTTATAGATAGTATAAAGCAAGTTATAGAAAAAGGAAATATAAGTGATGCGAGAGATTTAATTGACAAGTATTTGAAGTCATTTAGAGAGGACTCTGAAATATTAAATATAAAGGGAATAATACATATAATGTCTGGAGAGTATGCAGAGGCAGATTTTTATTTGAAAAAAGCACTTTCATTAGATATAAGTAATGGTGATATTATGTATAATATAAAGTATTTAAAAGAAGTGAGTAGTTATGAAAAATAA
- a CDS encoding flagellin: MRVNTNVSALIANNQMGRNVSAQSKSMEKLSSGVRIKRAADDAAGLAISEKMRAQIKGLDQAGRNVQDGISVVQTAEGALEETGNILQRMRTLSIQSANETNTNEERQKIADELSQLKDEIERISSSTEFNGKKLLDGSSSNVRLQVGANYGTNVAGTSNNNNEITVELVNTSNVMSKANITSTTIGNMKTAGSSGTDAAKQMASSLDVALKEVNTSRAKLGAQQNRLESTQNNLNNTIENVTAAESRIRDTDVASEMVTLSKMNILVQASQSMLAQANQQPQGVLQLLG, translated from the coding sequence ATGAGAGTTAATACAAATGTAAGTGCTTTAATAGCAAATAATCAAATGGGAAGAAACGTAAGTGCTCAAAGTAAATCTATGGAGAAGTTATCTTCTGGGGTTAGAATAAAGAGAGCTGCTGATGATGCTGCTGGTCTTGCAATATCTGAAAAAATGAGAGCACAAATTAAAGGTTTAGACCAAGCTGGTAGAAACGTTCAAGATGGTATATCTGTTGTACAAACAGCAGAAGGTGCTCTAGAAGAAACTGGAAATATATTACAAAGAATGAGAACTTTATCAATACAATCTGCAAATGAAACTAACACTAATGAAGAAAGACAAAAGATAGCAGATGAGTTATCTCAATTAAAAGATGAGATTGAAAGAATTTCAAGTTCAACTGAGTTTAATGGAAAGAAATTATTAGATGGAAGTTCTTCAAACGTAAGATTACAAGTTGGAGCTAATTATGGAACAAATGTAGCTGGAACAAGTAACAATAACAATGAAATAACTGTAGAGTTAGTCAACACTTCTAATGTAATGAGTAAGGCAAATATAACAAGTACAACAATTGGCAACATGAAGACTGCTGGTTCATCAGGGACAGATGCAGCTAAACAAATGGCATCTAGTTTAGATGTAGCATTAAAAGAAGTAAATACATCAAGAGCAAAGTTAGGAGCACAACAAAATAGATTAGAATCAACTCAAAATAACTTAAATAATACTATAGAAAATGTCACAGCAGCAGAGTCAAGAATAAGAGATACAGATGTTGCTTCAGAAATGGTTACACTATCTAAAATGAATATATTGGTACAAGCATCACAATCAATGCTTGCTCAAGCTAATCAGCAACCACAAGGAGTATTACAATTATTAGGATAA
- the fliT gene encoding flagellar protein FliT produces MGILEDKLDLYKEISLQIINLIDKEEYKYISDKLDDRQEIINSVDEKDKESFISIYSDMKLIDIDSKIQNTLQKNLLEVKKELHEYKLTKQVNTMYSKLNREKVNIFSKKV; encoded by the coding sequence ATGGGAATATTAGAAGATAAATTAGATTTATATAAAGAGATATCTCTACAGATTATAAACCTTATTGATAAAGAAGAGTATAAATACATAAGCGATAAGCTAGATGATAGACAAGAAATTATAAATAGCGTAGATGAAAAAGATAAAGAAAGTTTCATAAGTATTTATAGTGATATGAAGTTAATTGATATTGATAGTAAAATACAAAATACTTTACAAAAAAACTTATTAGAAGTTAAAAAAGAGCTACACGAATATAAGTTAACAAAACAAGTAAATACAATGTACTCTAAGTTAAATAGAGAAAAAGTAAATATTTTTAGTAAAAAAGTATAA